The window CCCTGCACAGGGTGCCTATTCCCCACCACTCCACTGGCCCAGCAACCCTCCAGCCAACACGCCCTTCACCCACCAACCAGACGTCTACCCACCTGCCCACTGTACTGGCAGCCTTGTTGGTGTGGGTGGTAGGTCACTCCAGGCGCTGCGCTGGGTGGTGAGGGGGAGGGCAATGGAAGGATGGTCTTCACCCCCAAGGAGAGGCCCTCAGGGGGCAATCTGTCCAATCAGCAACATATGCAACCTATACCTATGACCAGCTGTGGGTCAAAAGGGGCCTGTCACCTAGGTGACATTCCTTAAGTGGACAAGCAAAAGGCCTAATGGTATAGAACAGCTTCCTGAGGAGGGGGAGGATCTGGGCTTCGATGAGTGAGTGGAGTGGATGTGTAGACttggaaagggaaagggagggaggtggggacaggtgTCTCTGGGACCCTGGTGTCAAGATGGAGACAGGCCTGTGGAGGGCTCACTGAACGGGGCCCCCATCACAACAGCTCTCAGAGGCCTGCAGGAGAAGAGCATCCTTGTCCCACTGTCCCACTGAGAAGGATGCCGACCCACCATTAGTGTCTTCTTTGCAGCTAATGGAactcctcctttttcttcaagGACTAAACAGGAATTAAAAAAAGTTTCAGCTGGACACAGTACAAGCCTATAATCCTGGGGACTTgggatcctgaggcaggaggatcacaagtccaagaccctgtctgaaaataaactaaaaagggctggggatatagctcagtggtaaagcgcccctggattcaatcccattacccccacccccaaaagatTCACCTAACATGAGGCAGACATCAGAAAGAACTTCCAGTCTAGACCAGATGGAGGCTCAGGAATCTGATTCTCTGTACACCTTAAAGAAGAGAGACTCCCATTAATCTGGGCTCACTGAAATACTACCTGCACAGAAGCAGTGGGATAACTGTGATGACCCTTCATAACCTTGTTATAGGGTTTCCCAAGGCCCAAGTTCACCTGCTCCCAGATTCCCATCAATGGTTCAAGTGCCATTAagtatcttgaaataaaaatctgactTCAGAATCAATTGATGGAGAAAGGTTCTCCAAACATTCGCCCGCGAAAGTAATTAAATTCCGATAGGAGAAGATGGAGCGGTCGGTGGCGACCGGGCGGTGGGGGCAGCCTGCTGGCGCCGGGCTGCTGAGCAATGAAATCGCGGGCGTGCGCAGCCCAGAGCTGGCAGCGGCACAAAGGAAATTGGAGCAGTCAAATATTTCCCTCCTCGTTGAGTTCCATTTACATGTTTATAATAGAGGTTCTTAAGGCCCTAATGAGAAGGCTGCTCATTGCAGGGAAGAGGATGATTAAGGCTCTGCCAGACGAGATCAGGGACAGGAACAAAGGCCTGTTAATTACCAcagagggacaggaggagagCCTGGCCCTGCTTGCAGCTCCCCCAAAACCTCCCCAGACCAGTGCCTTCCTGTTCTCCCAGGTTCACCTTTGCCCCAGTCCAGGTGACTTCTAAGGAATGCATTGGGTAGATTCCCAGCACTAGAGTCAGTGGCCCGGGGACATTTTCCACCTCCTCTCCCCAGGGATTAGCTTCAGGCTGCATCTGTGGCATACGCAGATACATCATCAGAGGTGTTTCACTGGGGACTGGAGCTCAGAGGAAGTCATATTGCTCGAGTGCTTGGCCACTGCCTGAGCACTAGGAGACAGCTCACGTGAACCTCTAGATCCTTGAGGGGACTCACCCCAGGTGCATGACAAAGCCACTCTTCCCAGCCTTCGGGATTCCCAGGAGATGTGAAATTACCTTGGCTATCCAGGCCAGAGTTTGTGACTGGCCATGCCTTCTGATGCTAAGGTGGAGAGTTCTTTCAAGTTGGTTTCGAAGTCTCTTTGGTAACCAAAGTTCAAGGTACAGTGGGAAAAGAGTAGGCTTTGGGGTCAACAGACTCAGGTCTGCTATTGGACAGTGTGGTGTCCTGTGCAGGTTATTGACCTTCCTGGGCCTCAGACTTCATCTGTAAATGGGATAGTCTCACCTGCCACCCTGGGTTAGTTTGATGACTCCATTAGAAAATGTTGACCAAATCTGGCACACAGAAGATACTCAGTACATGAGGGtgacctcccctccccaccttctgTGGGACTGGATTGGTGTTCTGAGGGTGAAGACCTTGGAAGTCTTTACCTATGACTCACAAGGACATGAGGCTGAGTGTGTGCAGTGACTACGGCCCTTAAGCTTGTACCCACTCCTGGCTTGTCTGCTTGTGGTAGAAGTGTCTGGGAATATTGAGGGGTAAGGAGAAATCTTAGTCAGGCCAGAGAAGCGGGCACTGCTCGCCGAGTGTCCCTCACCTGCACCTGAGTCAGCCCTTTGGGGCTGGGAACATAAGGGGAAGGTGACACAGGAGATGAAAACCATGGATTTGGGGAGATCCCTGATTTCCCCATGGGGAAGAGGGATCAGAGGAATAAGAGAAGTCATGTAAAGCAGAGTGAACCTGGGAATTGAGTGAAATGTGCTGATGATGGTTTTGTAAAGGTCCAAAGCAGAGGCTTCTCAACTAGAATCCAAGCTGAGAGCCCTACCCTCCCTGGAGAATATGGTGTTGTCTTGCTCTTCTCAGGAGTCAGTCTCAGGTGATTGAGCTCAGAGGCTGTGACATCATGGAAAGACTTGGGGGACTGGGGAAACCACACCTGCTGCTTTGCCCACAAGAGCCGGTTCTGTGGAGCTGTCCGTGGTGCTGGCCATGGATCCCACCTGGTACTGCATAACTGGCTACAACTGTCTCCTCCACCCTGAGGTCTGTCAGACTTGACACTTGCAGGgctcccaccccaacccccagcGCCGATGCCTGCTGCAAGCACCAGAGCTTTCAGACctacctaacactaacccctgcCTGAGTCCAGAGCCCATCTCTAACCAGAACCCATCCCTGACCCAGGGCCAATCTGAATCACAGCCCTAGCCCTCATCCCTTCCTAATCCCTAGCATCACTTCTAACCTCAACCCTAATATTGGCCTGAACTTGAATTCTTACCCTAATCTCCCAATGAAGCTGAGCCCCAAAGACTTGGGGTTGGGTCAAGGCATtggcttctccctccctctgtttccctctctcttcaCTGTGATCATGGTGGAGCATTCTGGCAGTCTTGGAGGGCAGAGAGGTGTGTCCTGTATGATTCCTTCTCTCAAGGACCTTGGCCGTGATCTCCCCCTGCCCTCACTGACAGAAGGAGGAGCCCGGGCATTAACAAATGCACGTCAATGTCAGCATGGGCCGCATTCTCCCAGGAAGGAAGGTCTTTGGAGAAAATGCTACCGTCATTTCCCCAAGGCAAAGGGAGTGGGCTGTGGAGAGCTTTCATAGATTGCTTTGGATTCTGCCCACTGTTCTGCCCCTGCTGTGTGCCTATGATTTCTGCATCCCAGGCCTTGGACCACTGTGCTTGCAGCatgggtggggaaggaagagaagagggttCTCCCTCTCCCACAGGGAGAATAGAACTCAGGGAGGATACAGCTCTTCTTGTTTGTGTGTCAATTCTGAGGAGTCCTGGGTAGTAGGAAGTATCAGGCAGAGTGCCCACTGTGGCCAAGTCCCTCACAGATCTCCACAGCACTCTCTGAATGGGGTGAGGAAGTCGAAGGTCCAGAGAGGTCAGGTGACTTGCCTGTGATCACAAGGATAGTAGGTGGAAGAGTGAGGAATTGATAAATGCTTCTGGTTGCAAGTTCTAGAAGCTGAAGAGGACTAAGGAGGAGACTTCCTGCAGGAGGTGAGTTCGGGGAATGGATacagggggaggggacagggacttCTCAGCTGAGGGACAGTGTTAAGAGGGGTGGATAGGGGCCTGAGGTGGGAATTGAAGAAGAGAGATGGGCTGAGACTGGGGTCCCTGGATGGGATGAATTACTCCGTGGCCTGTCTGGACTTGGCCTCTGTCTgaggccaggccctggggacagCTCAGAGGGAGTGGAGAACATGCAAAGGAGATTAACAGTCCTTCCTCCTTAGCTGGCTCCCCAGTGGGCCTGTTCTCTGAATCACCATCTGAGATGGGGAAGGGGGATGAGGAGAATGGCACCAGAAGAGGATGGGTGGCATTCTTAGGGCTTATGTAAGGCCCACGTGTCACTATCAAGGGACCCTCCATTCACTCCTCCCaggtccccttcctctctcccacagTCATCCTGGACCTGGCTGTGCCTGACCCCTGGCTGCAGCCTCACTTCTTCCCTCCTGTTCACACCAGAGGGACCTTCCTGAGATCCTCTTCCCTGCCAAATTCCACCCAACCCTTCTCCTTGGCTTCCTGGGTCCCTTGAAGCTGGGGTGAACACATCGCTCGCCCAAGCTGAGATACTACTCAAGCCAAAGGAGCACTGTGCATGGCAATGCAGGGGCAGCAGACACACCAGATGCTCCCTGCTGTCCCTCAGGGCTTTCCCTGCCACCCTCAGCTCCTTGAGTGCCTGCCACTGCCAGGCTCCAACTATCCGCCAGCTTCCTGGTCCTTGGAATGGGAGTCAAAAGGGCGGAGCCTGGCCCAACTTTCTACTTCCGGCACTGAGACCTCAGCCAGGGCAcctctcttctgtaaaatgggatgatCCTTCCTGCTCTGCTCATTTCCAGTGAGACACAGAATACGATAGTCCTTGGTAAACAGGCACCGCACACATGGGGCTTGCTGGAGTTATTGCCCCCATTTCCCCAAATTTTGGCcccaatcttttattttattttattttaattttttgtggtcctggggattgaacccagggccttgcccaatCTTTTACATTTGCGTTTAAGTTCCCTCTACCCTGGAGCCGTGTTCCCTGTACTTGCTACTCTCCCCCTCCGCAGCCTCCAGGATTTGCAGGGTCAACCTGCAGCCTGGTGCCCATTATCCCCTGCCCCGTGTTAGTCACAGCCAGCCAACCCCATGCAGGGGAGGTGACTTCTTTCTTCCCTGCCTGCCACAGCACAACCCTGGCACCCAGAAAGAGCCCCATCATGTAGACTCCAGGTTGCTAAAATCCATCTTTAGttcaatggttctcaaacttaaGCGTGTTTCAGAGTTTCCTTGTGGTCTGGTTAAACTCCAAATTACTGGACCCCACCCTGGTTACTGACTCAGTAGCTAAAGGGTGGGGCTTGCGAGTTTGCATTTCTAAGAAGTTCTCAGGTGGTGCTGATGTTGGTGGTCtggagaccacactttgagaaccactggttgCCAAACCTTGCCTGCGCTTCCAGGCTAAAGGGGCCGAGTGGAGATGACTTCGTTGGgaaggatgggggtggggtggggagcacTTCAGACATCCAGGAACTGAGCCCCTCCACTCCCATCTCAGTGATCGTAAGCATTGGCTGTCCTCAGCCAGAGCTTCAACATTCAAGTTTAATCTGCGTGGAGCAATTAGAGGGTGGGAGCTGGGAAGGCGGCTGCATATTTCATGCTGTTCCCAGGCTTTGAAGGTCCCAGGAAGGCCGGTTCATGCGTGACAGTCGCAGTCAGTGACAGCTTCATCGTAATGAGGGATGGGGAGACGCACCCTGCTGGGGCGGGGTGCAGAGCCAAGGGCTCATCAGAGGTGTAGAATGATGGGTGTGGGGGGTGGGGCACCAAGGGACCAGCGTGGCTATGGATGGAAGATGGAGGAGAATCTGCTACCGATCTGGGTCTTGCTGTTGCTTCACTCCCTTCTCCCCAGCACGTAGGGGTGGTGGTGAGATGCCCAGAGGATCTTCCAGAGCTGCCTCTAAGGGCCTGCCTCCTTCCCCAAGGGCACCTCTGGAACATCCCTCCCCCTCCAAAGAGATATTTCAACACTCTCCAAAGCTTCTGGCAAAGCCAAACCTTGAGGTTCCTAAAACTCTCCCCAGCTGGGTTCTGGTGGCGCGGGGAGCCTCTGAGTCACAAGAGAACAGGGCTCATTACTATTGAGTTTCAGATCTACACCGTTTGCCCCTCCCACTCCAGCCTCCACTCCAGCCTCCCAGCAGGGAGCGAGGCCCTTTCTAAAGAGCTTATAACTGAGGTCTTGGGAAGAAGCTCTGAACTTTCTGAAACAGCACCCTCCTTTAGTTCTATGTGCCTGGTGCCACCCTTGGCATAACGCTGACGGAGGAATTTAGCATCTGAGATCCAGGGTGTTGGGGAGTGAAGGAGGCAGGTCCCTGCTCAGATACAAGGGACCCTTTCTGGGAGCAGTGTGGGGTGTGTGTACAGGTTCAGGGCCTCCTGTTTACAGCCTTTAGAGGCTCTGGCCACCCTGAGTTGGTTGCAGTGACAGACGGGCCCCTTGGAGGCTCAGTAGGGACCCGTGACAACCTCGGATGTGTTACAGAACCACTTTGCATTGGTGACACTGGATTTCTTATTCACAGACATCCAAATTCACAGTCTGGGTGAGGGTGGAGTCTGCACAGATGGGACTTCTGAACAGGACTTGTGCAGACTCTGCTTGCTCTGTGCTGTCCCAGTCCTGCCCGGGGCCTAGGACTTCAAAAGTACCCCTAGTGGGCAGGACcctggaggtgggaagggagggtggCAAAGCCAGCTGACTTTTAATTAGATTCCAGATTGAATCCTGCCTTTGCTTCCTCATGTCTACGGgttgaccttgggcaagccatGTGACCTTTCAGAGCCTCGGTTTGCCATCTTGAAAATGGGGATGATGATATCATTTTGCAGGGGCACCCAGCAGTGCCTGGCACCTGCAGACCCTAAATAACAACACATGCAAGACTTTAAGAGGGATGCTTCGGAAAGCTGTTTAGGGCCTCACCTGGCCCCAGGGCCTCTTCCCTGTAGCCCAGACCAGGTGGAACCAAAGACCAGCCCTCAAGTCCCCTCCCTCAGAGTGGTTGGAGTGAGCATTCAATCCTGATTAGCTCCACTGGGCTCCCTCGTAACCTTTTCATTAGGAAATTATGTTTAATAGAAATTGTTCTGACACCTCTCAGCAGCGTTTCCCTGCAATTCATTACCACGGGGAGCGGGGAGGAGGCTGAGTGCTCTGGGGGAGGGGCCACCTCTCTTCCCACCCTGTCCCTGGTTCAGCGGTTGCAGTGTGTGTAGAAGGACAGAGGTGTTCCTGCCTGGCATCCCCATGGAGAGGCAGGCCTGCTGTTGAAGCACATCTGGATGGGCCTGGCTGCTCCCAGCACTCTCCCCTGGGTCTGATCTGGGACTCCCCAGCTGTCGCCAATGGTGCTCATGTGCTAGGGCACACCCAGTTCTTGTTTTGTCTTCATACTGTCCCCAGAAGGTAAGCAGGAGGGCTGTGCTCCCAGCTGCTGCAGCATAAGAACACGGACGCTGGGCCTCGGAGGCAGGCCTCTCCTGGGCTCCCTGCTGCTCCCTtcctccccagggcctggctggGTGAATCCCCTCCAGCTCTGCTCACGCTGGAATTTCCTGTCCCTTGCAGCCAGTCCCAGGGAGATGAGGCATTGACACCAGTCTCTTATCTGAGCCAGGGGTGTCTGACTTGCCTTCCCCTGCCAGGCTGGGACCAGGGAAGGCAGAGTTAGTAATCCCTTTGTCTTATCAATCCATCTGGGGCCTTGGGAGTTCATTCTAAGGACCAAGGCCTTCCAGAATCCTCCTGTCTCTCCCCTAACTCTAGATGATACGGTGTCTGTCCTCATCCTTGGTGGCCAGGGCCCGGTGCAGGTGAGGAATGTTGATGGAGAGTCACTTCACGTTCCCTCTCTGCTCACCTTCTTCCAGATCTGACCACTGACTAGAAAGTTCTTCTCTGTGCTCCTCCTCGTGGATCCAAGGCCGCTGCTCCTCCCCGCATGGTGCTTTGGATTTTCTGCCCCTGAAGAGGACAGAGGAACATGGCTACCAAAACAGCGCTTGAGATCTGGGGCCAGCCCTTTCTGACCCAACGACTGCTGAGACCCCTTTGTCACTCACCACCCAGTGTCTGGAATTAGCAGCAGCCTAATCTCTCCCTGCCATATCACTCAGTGGTGTAATtgtgcagaaaaaaaatgtattaaaatgcaaaacactCAGTTGTACTTCTTTATGTTAAATCCCTTCTTCGCTCTATCTCCCTTTTAATTTTACAAggttttctctctcccccttttaTAAAGAGGAGAGCTGGGTATGCAGGGAATCATTTCAACTCCCCTATAAATCTCCAAAATGAATACTTAAATTcgaggaaaaaaatacattcttacACCTTTAATTTCCCTGCTATGAAGTGTAATGAAAAAGcctgattatttttaattcttccctTTAATAATTCAGCGGCGGAGTGATTTAAGACTAGGATTCATAATTACCTTTCCGCTTTCTTGGCAAATGGAGTTTTAATAGAAATGAGAGCTCTGGCGACCGAAATGGATTTCAACAGGTCGCTGCAGGGGTCAGGCCTGATACCAATTGATAGACGAGTGTTCTAGGTCCCCCAGGATGTGAGGTCTGGATTAGACACCTGGGCGCAGGTGGACGGAGGGGCGGTACATTGCCTGCGCTTGTTGGGAACCAGCTGTCAAAATAGTAACAGAAAGTCACAGTGTGGGTGTCGAATGACCCATGTGGCCTGCAAGGTAGAAACTGGTGAAAACAGCCAGCAGGAGAGTGTTCTTGATTAGCAATAATGAGCTCATAACTGTGATGATAGTGATAGGAGTTACCATTAATTGAGCAAATGCTATGTGCTTTGaagtcattctctctctctctctttttcttttaaatttttgtttttaatgatggaaatgacaaaaaaatcatCTAAAACCGAAGCTTCTGGAAGAACCATTTGTTCTTGCCTGTCTTGTACCTCTCTTCAGACTTAACCTTGGCCTCCCGATGGGCCTTACGTTTAAGAGCAGGGTCTCTGAAGACATCCTTGGTGACAACAGTTTTGTCCAAGGGGCTATCCACCGAGTACCTTGTGGGCATGAGATGATTGTAGTTATAATCTTTCACAAAAGTCTTGACCTTTGACCTTTTGGCAATTTTCTTCTTGCCCATGGCAGCTGTCACTTTGCGGGGATAGAGGTCAATTCCAGCCACCAGAGCATGGCTGTAGGGACGGTATAATGCACCATCATCAATGTTGTTAACAATGACAGCTTTGCGTCCGGAGTAGCGTCCAGCCAGGACCAACACCACCTTCCTGGGTTTCACAAACTTGCCCATTTCGATGGCAAACAGCCCCATCATTCTCTCTTCTAACCCTCACATAACCTATTCTAtatatggggaaactgaggctcaaagaggaaTAAACAAGACAAACTCAAGGAAGATCACAGAGATGCAGTTTGAGCTCACTTCTATCTGACTGTAAAGCCACCATGGCCTTTACTGACTACCTTCCCAAGCAGTGCCTAGAGTCCATTACCCAGACCTGGGACCTGCCCCAAGGAGCTCAGGATGTGCAGACTTGCTGGCGGGGTGGGGTCCTGGAGAGACCTGTGCAAAGGGCCCCAGGCTCTGATCCATTGTCCATTAGCTTCCAGACACTGGGGAAATTACTTGGctaagccttagtttcctcatctgtaaagtggggataaaaataaaaactgacttGTCTAGTTAAAGCAACTATAATGAGATTCAAATGtgaaaatacacatgaaaaagTCTTGTAAATCCCAAATTGCTCTACAAAACTGAATCAGAATTACTGTTTTTTGataataaaagacttaaaatggATCCGTTCCTATCCTACCCCAAAGTTGTTTCTCCTACCACCTGCCCACCCAGACTTCCTACCAAAATCCAGCTCTGACTtcaccacctcctccaggaagccttctggATTGACTGATTCCCGGACCCATCATTCCAtgaccctcctcctgccctctttCTCTGTATTTTGCATTTGGTTGTTTGAGTCCTTCAGTTCTTTGACCGAGCACAGTTGTACATGTCTCTGTGGCTCCTACACACTGTCACAACTCAGGACGGGTTTTTTTTTACTCCCTTTATTTTATAAGCTCAAAATTGCATGTCTGCCTTCTGGCTGTAACACATCTATACAGTGGGTTCATTGCCAAAATGGAGACACAGGTGGTGAAAAGCCGTAAGTGATTCCAAACCAAGAAATACTGATACTGGGTTGCTGAGGCATGAAGTAAAAAACCCATACAaatgtgtgcacatgtacacacgcacgcacacacaggcacaccaCCACCACTACGCCTGTGCTTGGCTCCCCTGGACTTGTCTCTGTCATGGCTATCTGGTTAGGGACACTTGCACCCAGCACTTACTTGATAGCTTGTCAAGTGATTTCCTATACATTAAAGAAAGTGGTTCTCTAACAGCCTCCAGCAGAGAGAGGTGTGGTGGTGGGTATCATTGTTCTCTTTACAGAGCAAAAAAGGTTGGGTAACTTGTCTGACCATTCTTCTGGGGATGGGGGAGCCCAAGCCATCAGAATCCCAAGCCATGGCTCTCTCTCTGCGGCTGCGGAGAGTGAGTTCTGGAATGTGTTCTAGGGGAGAAGCCTGGCTGAGGGGGAGGTGGCTGTCTGGGGGCTCCAGGACCTCCAGAGTCATGAGCTTGGGAGGCAGGACCCTTCCTGGGTCCAGCAGGAATCCAAGTTCTGACCCAGCACATGTCCCTGTGATCCTGGCTGTGGCCTGGccttactgaagactgggagctAAGCTTCCCACTTCTGGAGTTACCCTACTGTGGCTTCTGGTAGCTCTGCCCTGGGGGTCTCGGCAGGAAAGGAGGGGCTGGCGTCTGGGGAGGGGGTGATGAGGACCTACCCTGGGTGGGTTCAGCTTCCCCTCCTCCCAGTAATCCTCCCTGGAATGAGGAGGCGGCAGAGGGGCCTCAGAGGCACTTGAGGCCTGATTGGGCATAAGTGTCTGATAATGGCTCCCATCAAATGTCAAGCGGCCGTGCTGCGGCTCCCGGGGTTGATTGCTCcctctggggggtgggggggtctgGCCCTGGCTTCTCCGCTGCAGAGATCCCACCCCAGGGCTTTGTCTGTGAGGTGAGCTCTTCCTGGCTGTGAAGGGCCCGTGCTCAGTGCTGCTGCCCCTGCGCACAGCTCCAGGCCTCTCCCCGCCTGGGAACTGCCAAGGGTTGGCATGGCAGGGGCCAAGATGGTGGAGAGTGTGGGCTGAGGTTAGAACTgaccctgctggccctggggtCCCAGGAGTAGCAATTGGATAGTGGAGGAAGAAGCTCAATTGGGTTTTCTGAAGAGAATGTCCCTCTCCTTCAAGGTCCTGTGGGAGCACAGACCTCCTCTTCTTCCAGGCTAGGGCTTGGACCTGTTCTTAAGTACCACTGTTAATAGTACTTAAACCATCCCAAAATTCAGTTACTTAAAAcagtaagattttttaaaaatttgtttttatgggGGGCTGAGGATCAAATCGCATGCCCCACACATGCGAgtcaagggctctaccactgagcccagcccagttctcatttttcacttttgatGATCAAAGTGTGTCTACTCTatggatctctttttttttttttttttttttaaattaagatttttgATTCCTCAAGAGATTCTGGATTAGCTGGGGGTTCTTCTAGTCTTAGCTGGGATCTTTCAAGAACCTGTGGTTGGCTGTGGGGTGAGGAGGCACCTATTGATCCAGGATGGGTTCTTGGGTTTGGGGGTCAACTGGCCAGAGGTTGGTTTAGGGCAgggtgttagtcagttttctgttattataacaaaatatctgaaatagtCCACTGAAAAAAAGGGAAGgttcattttggttcatgattttctaggtttcagtccatggttggttggctcattgctttgggcctgtgttgaggcagcacatcatggcaggagcacattggagaggaagctgctcaccttgtGGTTTGAaacaaaggcagagaaagagggacAGACCAGAGTCCTACTGTCTCTCTTGAGGACATGCCACCAATGATCTGGAACCTTCCCTTAAATCAttcctcttaaaggttccatgcctcccaatagcaccatggactggggaccaagactttaactcatggaactttgggggacacttttCCACACCATAGCAGGGTGCCTTAGGAAAACTGGGCtcttcttttcttgatttctcaTCCTCAAGAGGCTAACTCACGCTTTTCACATGGTACTGTGGGGTCCTAAGACAGAATGAAGCCCACAAAGCCTCTTGGGGTCTAGCCTTGGAACTGGCTCACTGTCTCAGTGAGTTACAAGGCAGCTCAGATTccttagaagaagaaatagattcCCTTTCTTGCTGGGAGAAGCTGCAAAGCCACATTGTATAGGGATGTTGCTTTGTTTTTAGGGGAGtttcctcacttttttctttttcttttttccaggaccgaggactgaacccagagctttacacacactaggcaagcactccgccactgagctaaatctccagcCTCGAGAGGGATGTGAATATAGGAAGCAGGGAGGATTTGGGGATTGCTGTGGCTAGGAAATGACTTATTGTCCTTCAAAGGGTCCATATTTGGGAAGCTTTATCCCAAGGGTGCCAATACAGGAAGGTAGGTGACAGTATGGGGAGGTGGTGAGACTTT of the Sciurus carolinensis chromosome 11, mSciCar1.2, whole genome shotgun sequence genome contains:
- the LOC124960341 gene encoding 60S ribosomal protein L27-like yields the protein MGKFVKPRKVVLVLAGRYSGRKAVIVNNIDDGALYRPYSHALVAGIDLYPRKVTAAMGKKKIAKRSKVKTFVKDYNYNHLMPTRYSVDSPLDKTVVTKDVFRDPALKRKAHREAKVKSEERYKTGKNKWFFQKLRF